Proteins co-encoded in one Rhopalosiphum maidis isolate BTI-1 chromosome 2, ASM367621v3, whole genome shotgun sequence genomic window:
- the LOC113551365 gene encoding kelch-like protein diablo, whose product MGPMEPDSPLPNRLTHVSDKHPRCMLAEFSSMRRHRELCDVVLNINNRKIFAHRNILSACSPYFRAMFNGDLAESRQTEVTIRDMDEIAMELLIEFCYSARITVEESNVQTLLPAACLLQLTEIQDICCEFLRRQLDPSNCLGIRAFADTHSCLDLLRVADKYTQHNFQEVMESEEFLLLPVTQLIDLIASDELNVRTEEQVFSAAMSWVKYNISERRQNLPQVLQHVRLPLLSPKFLVGTVGADLLVRSDETCRDLVDEAKNYLLLPQERPLMQGPRTRPRKPTQRGQLLFAVGGWCSGDAIASVERYDPQTEDWKLQAQMSKRRCGVGVAVLNDLLYAVGGHDGQSYLNSIERYDPQTNQWSCDVAPTTSCRTSVGVAVLDGLLYAVGGQDGVQCLSHVERYDPKENKWSKVAPMTTRRLGVAVAVLGGYLYAIGGSDGQSPLSSVERYDPRQNKWTVMAPMSTRRKHLGCAVYKDMIYAVGGRDDCMELSSAERYNPHTNSWSPIVAMTSRRSGVGLAVVNGQLYAVGGFDGTAYLKTIEVYDQSQNQWRLCGTMNYRRLGGGVGVMRSPQTDNNF is encoded by the coding sequence ATGGGTCCAATGGAACCAGATTCACCTTTGCCTAATCGGCTAACACACGTCTCTGATAAACATCCAAGATGTATGTTAGCCGAATTCAGTTCTATGCGCCGTCATCGTGAATTATGTGATGTTGTTCTCAATATCAACAATCGAAAAATATTCGCTCACCGTAACATTTTATCTGCATGTAGTCCTTACTTCAGGGCTATGTTTAACGGAGACTTAGCTGAATCACGACAAACAGAAGTCACTATACGTGATATGGATGAAATAGCAATGGaacttttaattgaattttgttaTTCCGCTCGAATCACAGTAGAAGAATCTAATGTCCAAACTCTTCTTCCAGCTGCTTGTCTGTTGCAATTAACGGAAATACAAGATATTTGTTGTGAATTTTTAAGGAGGCAACTCGATCCATCAAATTGTCTGGGCATCAGAGCATTTGCAGATACACATTCTTGTCTTGATCTTTTACGTGTAGCCGATAAATATACACAGCATAATTTTCAAGAAGTTATGGAAAGTGAAGAATTTCTTCTTCTTCCAGTTACACAACTAATCGATTTAATTGCCAGTGACGAACTTAATGTGAGAACAGAAGAGCAAGTTTTCAGCGCTGCAATGTCTTgggtgaaatataatatttctgagcGACGACAGAATCTTCCTCAGGTACTTCAGCATGTACGATTACCTTTATTAAGTCCTAAGTTTCTAGTTGGCACAGTAGGGGCTGACTTATTAGTTCGTAGTGATGAAACATGTAGAGATCTCGTTGATGAAGCTAAAAACTATTTACTGTTACCACAAGAACGACCTTTAATGCAAGGACCCCGAACTCGACCTCGCAAACCTACTCAAAGGGGTCAGCTTTTATTTGCCGTTGGAGGTTGGTGTAGTGGAGATGCTATAGCTTCAGTTGAACGTTATGATCCACAAACAGAAGATTGGAAGTTACAAGCACAAATGAGTAAACGAAGATGTGGAGTTGGAGTAGCTGTGCTTAATGATTTGTTATATGCAGTTGGTGGACATGATGGACAGTCGTACCTTAACAGTATAGAACGATATGATCCTCAGACCAATCAATGGTCATGTGATGTAGCTCCTACAACTTCATGTCGAACAAGTGTAGGAGTGGCTGTTTTGGATGGTTTGCTATATGCAGTGGGAGGTCAAGATGGTGTACAATGTTTAAGTCATGTTGAACGTTATGACCCCAAGGAAAATAAATGGAGTAAAGTGGCTCCCATGACAACAAGAAGATTAGGTGTTGCTGTGGCAGTATTAGGAGGTTATTTGTATGCTATTGGTGGTTCAGATGGACAATCGCCATTAAGTTCTGTCGAACGTTATGATCCAAGACAGAATAAATGGACTGTAATGGCCCCAATGTCAACAAGAAGGAAACATTTGGGATGTGCTGTTTATAAAGATATGATATATGCAGTGGGAGGCCGTGATGATTGCATGGAATTAAGTAGTGCTGAAAGATATAATCCACATACAAATTCGTGGTCACCAATAGTTGCTATGACATCTCGGAGAAGTGGTGTAGGTTTAGCTGTGGTTAATGGACAACTGTATGCTGTTGGCGGATTCGATGGAACAGCATACCTAAAAACAATTGAAGTATATGATCAAAGCCAAAATCAGTGGCGGCTTTGTGGAACAATGAACTATAGACGTCTTGGAGGTGGTGTTGGAGTAATGAGATCACCTCAAAcggataacaatttttaa